The Vespula vulgaris chromosome 3, iyVesVulg1.1, whole genome shotgun sequence DNA window TAGCTACCCTCGGGATGTTTCcgcctccttctccttctctcccttctcttcttcattctcctcttcttttcagatctctcattcttttttccctctcacGTATGtttgtcctctttttctttttacaaatcttTCAAGAATAATTAACTGAGAAAACTTTCATCTTAATTTagcattgaaaatattcatgagcatatttttcaatacgtttgatgatttttatatttatctggAAAATTACCTAATATAGGCAGAAAGGACTTCCAATTCATTCTTTGCAACAGGCCAAACGCCCACGTGAAAACGTAAACACTCACACAGTCCTCGCATCAACCTACACTTTTTCTCTACCGTGAATTGCCAGAGGTGACTACGCGAAATGAAGAGACCAATATTTTACTCCTTTACTACATGAAAATGTTACAtccaagagaaaatatttattaccaCGGTTTGAtccaaattttatattaaatcatttctaaagaatataacatttatCGGTATATAGAGTTTACTCATAATTGAcctattttcaatgaaataatacCACGCTTGCGTAAATCACGTGCACGAGAATATATGCAGATACGAGCAAAATGAAATTAGATAAATAGGATTCTAAAGGATACTTCAATAATGACAAATCATCAAGTACTTTACAATACTATATATTCCTCAAAGAaaacatatctttttcttttcaatgaaGAGAGACAAATGTCAATAATTTTCGATGAATGAAAAACAATGTAGCTCGAGAAAAAgcaattttttaagaattataaataCGATAACAGAAGtgtgaatgaataaaaagagaaaaagaattttgtgaGAGCTTTGTATCGaagaataattgttatttgttGATATCGCTTGATCTAGTCTTGCGTTTACGTCCTGAAGGGTGGTTCTTATTGACGTCAATCGTTGATATTCTATTCGGCGAATTCCTAGCTGGTGGGGGAACTACGCATGTACAACGAACAACAAAGGTATGACAGGAAGATGAGAGTAGAGATAAACCAAACATCCTCTGACAGAAGAGTAACTGAAATGTTATTAGAACCTATTGGTTATAATAAAACAGGAAAATACAACTCGCTTatgatatagaagaaaaatgcgaaatatatatttttttttaataatatggaatgtctttttttttaaataataaaattgaaaaataaataaaaattattatttgttctgtatttatatgagtaacaagtaaaataaatatatctccgTTCGTATAAACCATAATAAGTCGTTGGAAGGGGTAACTCCATAAGGACAGATCAATGTTTCTGTAACCGTAGTAACGGCCGTTCGTTGATGCGAAGGAGATGGGTTCATTCATAAAAGCAATCGCTTCTTTTACGAATGAAGAGACGAGTTATTGCATGTTATTCTTTGACAAATACCTgaagatttaaatatttacttatctgCCAGAATGAATAAAGATACCATAGTagtagttttattttattcaattaaattaatacatGATTGATTCTAAACaatattttgttgttttatCGTTTCACAACATATTGATatgaatatcaaaaaataacatcgaaaagaataatttgtatttttgcaGTTATCTTAAATATCTAGGAGTATATCTTGAAAATGATTTGAGTTGATAAATCATGAGTTTGAAAATTCATACTTAGACGCCATTCGTTTCAATAATCCAAAATGGCGTATAGAAGAATATGTTCTGAAACGATCCTGTGATTATTACTAGTCAACATTGGCTAAAGCTAGTTTTGGCGTAGGATCAAAAGGACATTGATAGAAAGTTCCAGTCTTGTAGTTACAGAATTACAatatgtgaaaaataaaacagtcACTTGGTTCTTtaattgttgaaaaaaattaagtaaacactaaaagaaaatgtctcgTCAATCTCTCAGTATTGTTGAGTATTATGCTCAAGAAGAAAGACATGCTTGTGGTTATTGCAAAAGTCCAGATACAAATTTTAGTCATGGTAAAAGCTTTAATTAAATGTTCGTcaaaataatgacaataaatttttatagtttacaaaataaaatgacaTAACCTAATCTGTGATATtgttctgtatatatatgaataattgaaaaaattataggtATGTGGGCACACTCTTTGACAGTTCAAGATTATCAAAACTTAATAGATAGAGGATGGAGAAGAAGTGGTAGTTATTGTTATAAACCTACAATGGATCAGACATGTTGTCCGATGTATACTAtcaagtaagtatatttttttatataggtataaaACAATGCATAAATTAATGATCTACAGGTGTGAAGCATTGAGTTTCAAGATTTCCAAAtcacaaaaaaagattttaaaacgTATGACCAAGTTTTtaagaaatgaattaaaaaaagatgaaattatgGATACTAATGATGAACGGCAAGATATTACTGGTACATCTATAATTATGTTTACATAAGTTACAATTtagaatattctcttttttaaataaactatatttgcagatataaattttgaacAAGTTCCGAATAAGCATACTGTACTGGcacagaaaaatatttctaaattaaatgTATCATCGATAGATAATGAACCTAATGAAAGATTAAATCCTAACATGCTAAATTGTAGCAAGAATTTCTGTGATTTAAAAAACGAACCACATTCAGATAGTAGTGCATCTACGCCAAATCCTGATGGAAATATACCTGTTGctttagaaacaaataaaatacaagaagGCAATAATTCTAGCAGCATACCATGTAAAAAAGCAAAACTTCTACGTATAGAAcgcaaacaaaagaaattgttagCACAAGGGAAAtcattaaaagaaattgaaactGCTTTTAAAGAAAGCAAGCAACAGAATTACGTCAAAACTTTAGAGGAATTGTTTGATGAAATATGGACTGGAACAAAAAAATTGGAGGTAAGatatattaagataaaaacattggaaatataataaatgttaaataaatcttatattcCAGTATCTCATTAATAatcaaaatgttttctttcttttttgtactatcaaaaaatatatcagtatctatattattatctgtTTTACtatcttctatttattatatatcatttctaaGGAAGGACTGGCTAacagtgaaagaagaaaagaaaggaaaaaaattacatggtttttatatacttttctatAGATTACAATctattatagaaagaaaacatttttttatacaaacaaACAGGAAGTTATTTCAAGTGATCATTGCCATTATAATCCAGTTGacgtatttaataattttacttatttataatagtattaataaaatagtttGCAATTGCTAATATGGTCCTCTTTTCTCCAAttgtatttgaaatttaaactTATGAAACAAACATGTTGCAGATACGTCATTAAACATTCAAGAAATTGGTCTTATATATTAGTGCTCTGTAACTTTAAGATTGCTCTTCTCAAACGAGTATAATTTTTACAGCATACTTTTCTGTTCTTCCAATTCAGTTGCTAACTGTTATCCAgacttatatatttcaatatgaaGATAGTTTGATTTACTTTTCATTggataaatttgtattaaattaatgaCTTTTATAAGCTGAAACTAGTTAGAACCTCACCGATGAGCTCTGGGTATCTAATGACTTCAAAAAAATCTTATGAGGtctatagaaaatatcaaaacaCAATACATCGGATTCCAACAGAGAAGATTACAGAGCAACAGTATACAAGGTTTCTTGTGAAATCCCCATTACAGGTAAATGTGAAATGTGCCAAGATCACTGATCTGTAAAATACTATCAAAAGGAACAGTAGatgcattaaaattttttgttatatttctttagtTCGTATATCATTTACACTTGTGTAGAAATACCAATTAATATTGatccaataaataataattgcttGTACATAATTTAATGCAGGACTGTTCAGATagtaacaaattttcttaatgttttatacaatatataaaatttagaaagatGAAACAGATGATATTTTCAAAGGCATTAGAGAATGTTCTATAAATACTTCAAATGACATAATGCAAATAATAGAAGTTGTTGCTTCTTgtgatattatataagaagtattatatgtaaaaatgcTGTACATAATATTGATCTAAATAAGAAGTTATATTGGAGCAAAGTGGACCTTTCGTCTGAATTGATAGTTTGTTTTCAACATACAAGGTGAACTACACCAAATACATGTATCTATAAGGTTGTTTTCTTTAAGATTATTTCAGAAATGAACTTTAATATTaacttaaaatattaaaagtcgATTGTTAAACGTATCAaaggttttttctttccttttttttttgttttttttaaagaaaaatatataatttaccttGCATGtcatagtaatataataagcatattttcttttattcataatttcttttacgaatttattagataaaattgGTGAGGGTAATGACAGAAGAATTTCTTAAATCTCTCGATACAAGTGCAAatctttacaaaaaatatcaaatggcTATTCATGGAGATGAACCAGaggaatgtaataaaaaaacatttatcaattttcttgtAAAGAGCCCTTTGCAGGTACACTTTGTATTccattaaacatttttaacttATTAAATAAAGTTCATTCATATTCTTTATTTGCAATCTCTAATgccaattatatattaaactaagcatcaagaattttaattattaattttataaaagtattttataacaaatatgtCATTTTAAAGGAATGGATACCTGAAAATGGCCCACCTCAAGGGTATGGTTCCTTTCATGAACAATATTGGCTGGACAATGAATTGATTGCTATTGGtgtaattgatattttaccATCGTGCGTTTCAagtgtatatttcttttatgatccagaatattcttttctttctttaggaACATTCAGGtcagtaaataaaattttacattctttGTATATAACGTTgaaatacttaaatatttctttatatgaaacatatatttattgttttcagTTCATtgagagaaatttatttaacaagaCATCTTAATAAAGTCGcaagtaatttaaaatattattatatgggattttacatacatacctgCCCTAAGATGCGGTACAAAGCTAGGATGAAACCATCTAAGCTATTATGTCCAGAAACTTATGTTTGGTGTGACATTGAACCTTGTTTAGCAAATttagacaaagaaaaatattgtagatTCAATGAGGATATAGATGCTATAGATGAAGATGGTATAGTGGATATTAATAAGGTCTTtacatcattattttattcaaaatattatttccatttttattttaaaaaattaaactaaaATTTGTGCTATTTtcagatattaattttatatggtGAAATGGCAATGCCTTACAGAATTTATAAAGTACGTGCGCATAGAGATATCataaagcaaaaagaagatgaaCTGAAAGAGTATGCTAACCTAGTTGGAATGAAATGTGCGCAAAGTTTGCTTCTTTATCGTAGCTAATTTCTAAAGGATAAATGACATTATTTTTTCGAGAgtatatattttcatgaacgataataatgaacgattttatttgttattctgAATTTTGAGTCATTAATGaattgaaaagtaaaaaaaaaaatattatatgcaatTACATGTGTTTTAATCTAAagacaaatatattaattaattaaaataaagtgaATTTCTAatgtaggagaaaaaaattaattttttaatttcttttaactgTGACACAAatctgtataatatattaataaattgcatcctttacgaaaaaaaaaaaattacctatcgattaatattattgcaatttttttcttagctaaaaatattttacgtctTCTAAATATTTCGAGCAAGtcattaaaatcttttcattGCTGTCGTCAAATtaagttattatttaaaaaattccaaaGCTATTAATCTTCGGTTAGCGTGACCAAAAATCAGATAAATCAGATATATAACGATTATCAATGATAACGTCATTCGTCTAGATATTATGAAACATTTATGAAGAGAACTTGATACTTATATAATGTCGCGTCTTGTTTTCTGGACGTttgtaagaaaatatcaattactatttttttacaCGCAATGAGTCTTTTATGTTTACGTatttaagtaatataaataaagtcgATATGTCCTctgaaaaattcattgatttaattattttatattgattaaaaatgtttataatttatataaatatgtaatatattatatcgtaacaattaaaataacattgatttaatattatcaaatctttttttaattttaatttagatgttctatattatatattgtattctTCCGATTTCGATTTTAGAAAGGAATAATCAAAACAATCGAAGTATAGAATAGCGTGTCtatgcttctctttctcttccccttcCTCGCTCTGCATCTGGGACATCTTCAATTTCATTCCATTTTTGTATTTCCCCACTTCCaccaataataaaaacaatcatACTCAGAATACACACAGCGGCAGCAATCATAAATAGTTGTCGCCATTTATGGATTggattctaagaaaaaaatttatttatttatcatcaaaAAACGacgaatattataaagatataaaataaattaaaaaacaattgtgtatatacatacaaaaatatcttaatgTATAGAATGAATGTGATATATGATCGCTAtacagtaaaataaaaagaaatacaaaatattaaataatcattttgtATTACGTAATTACTTATATTGCCGATATTATTCTTCTTgtcaatgaataataaaaaattattatctttttatttatttttatttcatatttatttaaaagtcatataataattacatatttctaGCTAAACATAAAAACTTACCCACAAGATTATTACTtttgataataagaaaaattcatgTGAAGTTTTATGTGAACTTTTCAATACctcttaataaaatttaacgaaattcttagatattattaatttattataattattatcacgatattattagttatatcctaatatatttttattacataatttcttcttatttatacCATATATACGGAAACCTTAATAAAGATGATGACAACGATGAAAGCTTTGATATATTAGCAAGCAAGTATGAAAAGTAATGCGTTGTGCCATTTTTCTCAATAAAACGATGCGTGGACATATCTTGTACTGTAAATTATtgcttataatttatataaaaacggGAGATATCTAATAGTCGTTATCACCGTGAATCTTATTGAAAATCTCAGGCACGTTTcaataaaaggagaaacttCTCACGTGTTTGGAATATCTTATTTCGCCATTTCGTACGCGCATTACCTTTCTAATCCAATAACCATGCGCAATAACGTAAATCTGATGAGAGAAAACTAACATAATGACGTTAAATTATGATTAATCTTATGACATCAATAATAAACGAATGTTGTCATCTGTTGTATTCTTGTTATATGTACGGGAGACGAAACATGTTAGGATTTTATCACGTTCCATTTTGATAATTGCATTTGactgatttaattttattttgaaaacaagATAAATGCCTAAAATGGTCTGTACAATAAGATACACGATATATGTAGTACAAGATAATACCAAGATGCTGAATAGGTGAGAACGAAATTTTGCACGGAAGGCACATACACCTATATGATTATGTAATAAAGCTCATACTATGATACAAAACATAGCACAATATAATAACAACGTGTTTGATTTGCGGAAAACAATTTTGTACCCAAGATACATATACAACGGCATAATACGATACGTAATATAAGATACACGATATAATACAGGATAGTATTAAGGTGTTAGATATGTAAGAAGCAATTTTACACAGCAGACACATATACAACTACCTAATAAAGCGTGTACTATGAGATATAAAGCATAGTAATAATAAGGTGTTTGATGtgagaaaaacaattttacacGGCATATATATAACGACTCAATACGATACATATTACGAGATACACAACGtagtatattaatttataatgtgCGAAAAGCAATTTTGCACGCAAGGTACATATACAACTAATTAGAACCGGCTGTACTATGAGATACAAAACACAGCACAGGATAGTACTAATCTGCTGAATATGTAAAAAGCAATTTTGCACGTAAGGAATAAGTATTTAGTGAAATCCGTACTACGAGATATACAACATAGTTCAAGACAGTACTAGGGCGTtggatatgaaaaaaaaatgaaatcgttCAAAAAACGCATATACCAACTACTTGGGACTGTCCTTACTATGAGATATGCAATCTACAGAATTTTTTCTGTGATATGAAGTTgttagacatatatatatatatatatatatatatatatatatatatatatatatagatcacaATTAAACGAACATGTATTATGATTATCTTAAGAAATGTATTTAATCAAATGATTAAACTCACCCCATATTTGCCTGCAATTTCTTCCACCATTATCGGTATTATTATACTAGAGATACTCCCAACAGTATTCATAATTCCGTACAAAAAACCTGCAAAGTTCGGAGAAATATCTTGATTGTTCGAGAGATTCGCTATACTCGCCGCTCCATTGAAACCCAATGCCAAAAATAAGAATACATTAGCAAGGTATAAGTTGCATTCAGCATAACCAACTAATATTAGAAAGATGCCTGGTAAAAAATGGgctggaaaaaataaaaaattatattctatccaaatttttattttccgtcTATAAACGTTTATTACTTACAAAATATACATGCGCCTTTTCGAAGTTTAGTGATGGAcataacttctttctttttgatgtTATCGCCAGcccaacaaaaaaagaagccaAATAACATTCTACCAGCCCAAGGAAGACCGGCAGCACCACCACCTTTGGTAAGATCGAAACCTAATGCTTTCGACATATATAACATCAGCGAATTTtggtaaaaaaagattaagaaaagaTTGCCAAAGTGGCAGATAACAAGACTAAGAAACGGAATCGAAGTAAGTATCGCTTTTATCGGTGTCTGTTTTAACGTAGGCTTTTGCATTCTGACTATTCCTGCTTGAGAACTGAAAGtatataaaggaaataataataataataatattgattttttacttAGAAATAGATAGCAAGATCAGTCATTTATACACAAATAAGTTAccttaaaatataatctttttcctcttgAGTTATACCCGGATGTTCCGCAGGTGAATCAAAGGCTAATAATATCCAAAAAAATATCCATAGGAACATCAGCAAGGATGGTATATACCATGCAGATTCCCAGTTTAAATATTGAGCAATAGCAGCAACTAAAGGATACGTAAAAATGGTACCAAATGTACCACCTAAAAGAGACCATATAAAACGTGCTCGTTCATGAGGAGGTGCCCATTTGGCAACTAAAGTGTGACAAGCAGGAAAAGTAACACCTCCGGTAAATCCTACTATTATTCTAGCAAATACGAGTATAGCCCAGTGAAGGTCTGCGAGTATAGGAGTGATTAGACATAAAGTAGCAGCTACTATGGATGTCCAAAGAATCGCCCGTCTTGGACCCCATTTCAAGGCCATCACACCACCAAGGAAACATCCAGGAAGATATCCGTAACCGTAAGCAGCTATCAATTGCCCGCGAATTTGAGGACCCCAATCGAAAGGTAATCCACTGAAGAGCGATAAAGTCGCAGATCGAACTGGTTGTTCCTCTGTTTCTTCTGCTTGTCGGGCAATACGTTCACCTTCAAGCTCAATCTCTTTGGTTTCATGAAAGTTCAATTTTCTATCCAGAATATATTCTTCGATGAAGTCAATCGGTTCGAACATCAAAAGAGATCGCCGTTGGCGTTCATTGTCACGGAAACATGCACCAGTTATTGGTTCGGTCGGTAGAGCCTTGATCATTGGTACTGCCAAAATAGGCATTTGCAAACGACACATGTAACTGGTCCAGCAACAGGTGAACATCATTAAGCATATTAATAATCTCGCTGGAATCCATCCTGTAAATTAATGATCGACAAGTTTGAATCggttaatttataattatgcaATCGCTATGACTAATGTATTGAACTTTAAGACGTTTGAAATTTAATCGGATCGTTTTACAAATCATCTTTCCAGCGACTTACGTAAAAATTTCCAGACAAACGTTGGGTATCttctagaaataataatacgtataatttagttatactCAACGATCAATCCACAAGCTagtcgttctttctttttcaaagacaATTATtacgtgaaagagaaacgaacgacTTTGTGGTTCGATAATCAAGCATTACCaaacatacattatattatgCATTGATGCATATCACCAGAGAAACTAACTGAGTGAATTATAGTAATCACTACTTCTTTCACACGGATTtgtaaaatctattatttGAGATTAAATTTTGAATAGGAACTTTCTCATCTCAAATTGTTTCTcactatatatttgtataataacgCTATTTAAATCGTTATAGCAaccaatataaatatgaagTTAACTGTTATtattcaatagaaaaaaaatcacatataaagaaatattccttttttttttgcaatcgTGTTTTCGCGTTCGCGTTAACATGTGAATTGAAAAAGTACTTTGTCGAATGACGAGGCAGAAGCttacatgaaatattttctagtgtacgcatataaataaatgttaatgttattaaatacataagaactcgttaaaaaaaaaataaataaattggcGAATTTCAGATAGTTAAATAACGATTTCGAAATCGTGGATTAAAAATCCTATCCGATCGTATTTATCGGAAAATTATGACGGTTCATGTTCAAGGACGCATCAAATATACTTGGTTATATATTATGTGACGATGTAATATCGTGACTCGAATAGATACGTACGAGAAATCACGGTGAAATAAAAACTTCAATTTATATGTCCTCTTGTAATACCGTTCAAACTGTCGCAATTAGACTAACTGGGATGATCTATACTatcaaattacaaaatatttgtgCGGATGTATGCATCGACTTCGCAATGTGATCGATAATTTCACAACCTTGTAgtcaattgaaaaatataaataaatgattatataatcGTATTTCTCTCATTAATCTACGAAAAATTACATCCATATTCATTAttcataaatgaatataattttcgtCCGCTGTTTTAAAAGGTGCCTCAAACAAGTTAGAATTCAAGTAAGAAGGTTAAATAACGGACGCAAAATGCAAACCATGCCAAAAATGCCGAAAGCAATTGTAATCATCCTGTCGAGCTCAAGGAAATTTACATTTGCCTAGGATCGAAAGATCAACAATGGCGTAGCAATTTACATTGATGTTGGTTACTTGACATTTTTGTTTGAAAGATAAATTGCTTCTATAtactattatagaaaattacataaaatcaCGTCGTGTGAATTTTGCTAGAATAATATCGCATGAAAGCATATAAAATCGCAtaagatttataaaacatGAAATCGCCAATATCGTTTGATACTACGCTAATGAagagcagaaaagaaaaccgTTGACTTTCTTCGATACAAACGTCCAGTAATGACAACAAGAGTGAAATATCAAAGGAAAGTCGGTTATccgagatatttatataaatgatatgttctctaacaaaaaaataagaatattattttaaattattttgtaggAAAATGGTAATTAAGTGATAGTTGTGCTATTAGGTGTGCTATCAAGCGGTATAGATCGCGTGCAATTTATTGTTTGAGCTACTTTTACCAACGACCAGATTATCATGTTTGAAAAACTCATTACTTTCACTTACAATTAGTTAGACTGCGCGCTGCATAAAGAATGACACGTTTTTCGCGATTtcatattctttataaattttgcgaaaataatactttttgcttgctctctttcgatttgtaaaaaaagaagaaaagaaaagaaaaataataattaaaaatataaaaaaagaacttgaGAGAAGTAcacattttttgttctttcgatTTTGAAACGTATAACAAAAtgtgtacaatatataatgttaacTAGGTCATTTCGAATAACAGAATATCTTGATATCCTGTCGCATATTCGAGTTGAATAACTTACTTGAAATAAGCATTTgtaacttctttttcattctactCACTgtcaaggaaagaaaaaaaaatcagatcaCGTACGATTAAAAGCACACTTAGACAATTTCAACTTGACGATACTAGTTCGTGCAAATAATTGGTGAAGTGTCACAAGATATCAATTTCGGAAGTTGTCGCACGAAATAAACTCTACCAACCTAGATGAAGGACTGGTGACATTGGACATCGAGAagcgtatttatatatcttgcTACAGGTAAAAGCGCAGAGGTGGAGACTCGGATGAGCTTCTTTTAAGGATAGAGACCTTTTCTTATagttttaaatgatttttaaatttttcatgaaGAAATGTCCTTTCGAAtcattatttgaattattattattattattattattattattattattattattattattattattattattattattattattattattactactattactactactacactactactactactactactactactactactactactactactactacttatttatttattattattattattatttcaataattcagATATTATGTCAAatcaatcaataaaatatcaatattttatgtaataatgatttttattatataatagattattatatgcatatgaTTATACATCGATTattgtaaatgtatatgtatatttgtatatatattcgacaATGTTTAACCTATTTACTGTTACTATTCATATTCACatctatcaaatatatatcctttcattaattaatttgcgataatttgcatatatatttttataaa harbors:
- the LOC127062859 gene encoding sialin-like isoform X2, yielding MHNIIRYPTFVWKFLRWIPARLLICLMMFTCCWTSYMCRLQMPILAVPMIKALPTEPITGACFRDNERQRRSLLMFEPIDFIEEYILDRKLNFHETKEIELEGERIARQAEETEEQPVRSATLSLFSGLPFDWGPQIRGQLIAAYGYGYLPGCFLGGVMALKWGPRRAILWTSIVAATLCLITPILADLHWAILVFARIIVGFTGGVTFPACHTLVAKWAPPHERARFIWSLLGGTFGTIFTYPLVAAIAQYLNWESAWYIPSLLMFLWIFFWILLAFDSPAEHPGITQEEKDYILSSQAGIVRMQKPTLKQTPIKAILTSIPFLSLVICHFGNLFLIFFYQNSLMLYMSKALGFDLTKGGGAAGLPWAGRMLFGFFFCWAGDNIKKKEVMSITKLRKGACIFSHFLPGIFLILVGYAECNLYLANVFLFLALGFNGAASIANLSNNQDISPNFAGFLYGIMNTVGSISSIIIPIMVEEIAGKYGNPIHKWRQLFMIAAAVCILSMIVFIIGGSGEIQKWNEIEDVPDAERGRGREREA
- the LOC127062859 gene encoding sialin-like isoform X4, whose translation is MMFTCCWTSYMCRLQMPILAVPMIKALPTEPITGACFRDNERQRRSLLMFEPIDFIEEYILDRKLNFHETKEIELEGERIARQAEETEEQPVRSATLSLFSGLPFDWGPQIRGQLIAAYGYGYLPGCFLGGVMALKWGPRRAILWTSIVAATLCLITPILADLHWAILVFARIIVGFTGGVTFPACHTLVAKWAPPHERARFIWSLLGGTFGTIFTYPLVAAIAQYLNWESAWYIPSLLMFLWIFFWILLAFDSPAEHPGITQEEKDYILSSQAGIVRMQKPTLKQTPIKAILTSIPFLSLVICHFGNLFLIFFYQNSLMLYMSKALGFDLTKGGGAAGLPWAGRMLFGFFFCWAGDNIKKKEVMSITKLRKGACIFSHFLPGIFLILVGYAECNLYLANVFLFLALGFNGAASIANLSNNQDISPNFAGFLYGIMNTVGSISSIIIPIMVEEIAGKYGNPIHKWRQLFMIAAAVCILSMIVFIIGGSGEIQKWNEIEDVPDAERGRGREREA
- the LOC127062859 gene encoding sialin-like isoform X1, whose amino-acid sequence is MDYEDDDQVPLIGSREEHESRKRWIPARLLICLMMFTCCWTSYMCRLQMPILAVPMIKALPTEPITGACFRDNERQRRSLLMFEPIDFIEEYILDRKLNFHETKEIELEGERIARQAEETEEQPVRSATLSLFSGLPFDWGPQIRGQLIAAYGYGYLPGCFLGGVMALKWGPRRAILWTSIVAATLCLITPILADLHWAILVFARIIVGFTGGVTFPACHTLVAKWAPPHERARFIWSLLGGTFGTIFTYPLVAAIAQYLNWESAWYIPSLLMFLWIFFWILLAFDSPAEHPGITQEEKDYILSSQAGIVRMQKPTLKQTPIKAILTSIPFLSLVICHFGNLFLIFFYQNSLMLYMSKALGFDLTKGGGAAGLPWAGRMLFGFFFCWAGDNIKKKEVMSITKLRKGACIFSHFLPGIFLILVGYAECNLYLANVFLFLALGFNGAASIANLSNNQDISPNFAGFLYGIMNTVGSISSIIIPIMVEEIAGKYGNPIHKWRQLFMIAAAVCILSMIVFIIGGSGEIQKWNEIEDVPDAERGRGREREA
- the LOC127062859 gene encoding sialin-like isoform X3; translation: MKKKLQMLISRWIPARLLICLMMFTCCWTSYMCRLQMPILAVPMIKALPTEPITGACFRDNERQRRSLLMFEPIDFIEEYILDRKLNFHETKEIELEGERIARQAEETEEQPVRSATLSLFSGLPFDWGPQIRGQLIAAYGYGYLPGCFLGGVMALKWGPRRAILWTSIVAATLCLITPILADLHWAILVFARIIVGFTGGVTFPACHTLVAKWAPPHERARFIWSLLGGTFGTIFTYPLVAAIAQYLNWESAWYIPSLLMFLWIFFWILLAFDSPAEHPGITQEEKDYILSSQAGIVRMQKPTLKQTPIKAILTSIPFLSLVICHFGNLFLIFFYQNSLMLYMSKALGFDLTKGGGAAGLPWAGRMLFGFFFCWAGDNIKKKEVMSITKLRKGACIFSHFLPGIFLILVGYAECNLYLANVFLFLALGFNGAASIANLSNNQDISPNFAGFLYGIMNTVGSISSIIIPIMVEEIAGKYGNPIHKWRQLFMIAAAVCILSMIVFIIGGSGEIQKWNEIEDVPDAERGRGREREA